One Pseudoalteromonas rubra genomic window, CAGTATTGTAAGCTTGGCTGACGTCCATAGATTCAGCAGCCATCATTTTTCCTCGGGCGTAAGGTTGTACCGGCACATTCATCGGTGAAAATGACACAGAATACAAACGGCCCAAGTCAACATCGAAGTCATCGGCTAGTTCTCTGGCTGCCGCCTTTGCCTCTTCAATGGCTGATTTCTTAAGCTTTTTCATATATTCGGCTTTGTCTTCAACGACAAATTCAGTGTTATTAAACTGATTGATACCACTGTCTACAAAAGCCTGAAGCAAGTTTGGATATTCGGCGAGATCTTTTAATTTAACAGTCAGGCTGCGATTCACTCTGAAACCTTCGAACTCCTCTTCATTAGATTTGCGATTGTAACGTGTTTGACGATGAACATTGAGCTGTTGCGCATGGATATCCTTGCTCTTGATGCCAAATTCTTTCGCTATCTGGATCGCCTTTGCCATGATTTGGTCAACATTCGACTTGGCTTCAGGCAACGACTTGTGTTTTTCTGTTATCGCGACACGAATGATGGCGGCATCAGGCTGCACTTCCATAGACGACATCCCTTTAACATACAAATGTGGGCCTTCTGGTAAACTGCCTGCGTGTGCACAGGTACTGATCGCGAATGCAGCAGCGGCTAAAAGTGAGCGCATGAACGCCTCCTTACTTGGATTCAACAAAATGTGTGATTTATAAAACCACATGCTTTGCGCCAATTAAAGCACAAGTTTGTTAATCAATGCTGAATGTTATACGCTTTGTGTAAAGAGCGAAGAATAAAAGGTTCTTCCTGCTCAAAGAATAAGCCGGTATGCGCTGAAATAATTGCACGCTGTAAGTCTGGTCTTTCCAGCGCGGATTGTAAAAAGTTGACGGCACGTTTACCCTCATTCGATTTCGAACAAGCGATATAACCAAAAATGGTCAACCCGGCTTCTTCAATCGCATGAAAACTATAGCCGTTGAGCGCCTGCGCTGATGGATGTT contains:
- a CDS encoding SIMPL domain-containing protein; the protein is MRSLLAAAAFAISTCAHAGSLPEGPHLYVKGMSSMEVQPDAAIIRVAITEKHKSLPEAKSNVDQIMAKAIQIAKEFGIKSKDIHAQQLNVHRQTRYNRKSNEEEFEGFRVNRSLTVKLKDLAEYPNLLQAFVDSGINQFNNTEFVVEDKAEYMKKLKKSAIEEAKAAARELADDFDVDLGRLYSVSFSPMNVPVQPYARGKMMAAESMDVSQAYNTGDTTLTAEVYAVYFIE